In the genome of Lacerta agilis isolate rLacAgi1 chromosome 2, rLacAgi1.pri, whole genome shotgun sequence, one region contains:
- the LOC117042767 gene encoding zinc finger protein 135-like: MQKVGRESTAAQVNENEIHTEKYECTVCGKRFSFRSTFASHQRVHSGEKPYKCWECGKSFSRKDNLIVHQRTHTGEKPYKCWECGKSFRQSSQLTLHQSIHTGEKPHKCFECGKTFSRSGSLNKHHTTHTGEKPYGCLKRRKSFHQRSTLTKHKRTHASEKRYKCLDCGESFRYNDSLTKHQRIHTGEKPYACLECGKRFSRRDSLTLHERSHTGEKPYKCLECGKSFIRSSHLTVHKITHTGAKPYKCFECDKSFSHSGSLTKHQITHTRGKPYKCCECGKSFSREIGLTVHQRTHTGEQPYKCFECGKSFNWSKSLSQHQRTHTGDESYECLKCGKIFHHSRSLIRHQRTHRETS, translated from the coding sequence ATgcagaaggtggggagggaatcCACTGCTGCTCAGGTTAATGAGAATGAAATTCACACAGAGAAGTATGAATGTActgtgtgtggaaagagattctcTTTTCGCTCAACGTTTGCTTCACATCAAAGAGTGCACTCTggtgaaaaaccatataaatgctgggagtgtgggaaaagctttagTCGGAAAGACAACCTTATtgtgcatcaaagaactcatacaggagagaaaccttataaatgctgggagtgtggaaagagcttcagacagaGTAGTCAACTTACTTTGCATCAAAgtattcatacaggggagaaacctcaTAAATGCTTTGAGTGCGGAAAGACCTTCTCCCGGAGTGGCTCCCTTAATAAGCATCATacaacccacacaggggagaaaccgtatggATGCTTAAAGCGTAGAAAGAGCTTCCATCAGAGGAGCACTCTCACTAAGCATAAAAGAACACATGCAAGTGAAAAACGTTACAAATGTTTGGACTGTGGCGAGAGCTTCAGGTACAATGACTCCCTTACaaagcatcaaagaattcatacaggggaaaaaccttatgcgtgtttggagtgtggaaagcgcTTCAGTCGCAGAGACTCCCTTACTTTGCATGAAAGaagtcacacaggggagaaaccttataaatgtttggaatgtggaaaaagcttcattcGGAGTAGTCACCTCACTGTACATAAAATAACTCATACCGGTgcgaaaccttataaatgtttcgAGTGCGACAAGAGCTTTAGTCATAGTGGTTCCCTAACTAAGCATCAAATAACTCATACAAGgggaaaaccatataaatgctgtgagtgtggaaaaagcttcagtagGGAAATAGGCCTTACtgtgcatcaaagaactcatacaggggagcaaccttataaatgctttgagtgcggaaagagcttcaattGGAGTAAATCACTTTCTcagcatcaaagaactcatacaggggacgAATCTTATGAATGTTTGAAGTGTGGAAAGATCTTTCATCACAGTAGATCCCTTATTcggcatcaaagaactcataggGAAACATCTTAG
- the LOC117042539 gene encoding zinc finger protein 25-like, whose product MLQNFLAMVKNKFQRASAMLMTDNGGEYCSHEMQTLLAKEGIEHFTSVRCLTWRVLSAFLFFLSEDLLPFFLRRGGCLSCRLRGPVSFDEVSVHFTNEEWALLDPGQRALYEEVMEEIREMMASVGDVWRILTEGETSEVQRERVEERKEQRKLLVQVGSNRKEGTQMEKVGRESTAAQVNENEIHREKYECTVCGKRFPYRSVLTSHQRVDLGEKPYKCWDCRKSNMHHTTHTGDKPYECLKCGKSFRQRSTLTRHKRTHTGDKPYECLKCGKCFSQSSSLTVHQRTYTGDKLYECLECGKSFHQRSTLTRHKRTHAGEKPHKCLDCGKGFRHKGTLTKHQRIHTGDKSHECLECGKSFNRKDSLTLHQRSHTGEKPYKCWECGKSFRESGSLTRHQRTHTGEKRYPCFECGKSFSQSCHLIDHQSTHTEENPYKCFECDKSFRHISSLTKHQRTHRETS is encoded by the exons TTCACTTCTGTCCG CTGCCTGACGTGGAGGGTCctctctgccttcctcttcttcctctcggAGGATCTTCTCCCGTTCTTTCTCCGCAGGGGAGGCTGTCTCTCCTGCCGCCTCCGG GGACCAGTGAGCTTCGATGAGGTGTCTGTGCATTTCACCAACGAGGAATGGGCCTTGCTGGATCCGGGACAGAGAGCTCTGTAcgaggaagtcatggaggagattCGTGAGATGATGGCATCTGTGG GAGATGTTTGGAGGATCCTGACTGAAGGCGAAACATCAGAAGTGCAACGTGAAAGAGTGGAGGAGCGGAAGGAGCAACGGAAACTGCTGGTTCAAGTTGGAAGCAACAGAAAAGAGGGGACCCAAATggagaaggtggggagggaatcCACTGCTGCTCAGGTTAATGAGAATGAAATCCACAGAGAGAAGTATGAATGTACTGTGTGTGGAAAGAGGTTTCCTTATCGCTCAGTGCTTACTTCACATCAAAGAGTGGACTTGGGTGAAAAGCCATATAAATGCTGGGATTGTAGAAAAAGCAATATGCATCATACAACCCACACAGGGGACAAGCCGTATGAATGCTtgaagtgtggaaagagcttccgtcagaGGAGCACCCTCACTAGACAtaaaagaactcatacaggggacaAGCCGTATGAATGCTTGAAGTGTGGAAAGTGTTTCTCTCAGAGCAGCAGCCTCACTGTACATCAGAGAACTTATACAGGGGACAAGCTGTAtgaatgcttggagtgtggaaagagcttccatcAGAGGAGCACCCTCACTAGACATAAAAGAACACATGCAGGTGAAAAACCTCACAAATGTTTGGACTGTGGGAAGGGCTTCAGGCACAAAGGCACCCTCACgaagcatcaaagaattcatacaggggacaaATCTCATGAGtgtttggagtgcggaaagagcttcaatcgcAAAGACTCCCTTACTTTGCATCAAAGAAGTCACACAGGAGAAAAGccttataaatgctgggaatgtggaaagagcttccgtgaGAGTGGCTCCCTTACTCGGcaccaaagaactcacacaggggaaaagcgTTATCcatgttttgaatgtggaaagagcttcagtcagagttgCCACCTTATTGATCATCAAAGTACTCATACGGAGGAGAATCCTTATAAATGCTTTGAGTGCGACAAGAGTTTTCGTCACATTAGCTCCCTAACTaagcatcaaagaactcataggGAAACATCTTAG